The Candidatus Hydrogenedentota bacterium region GGTGTTCCTGTGCAGGACTTCGAGACGCTCACGGGTCTCTGCTTCAATCCCGCGCCGGATGGACGATGATGGTGCAGTCATATTCGTTTTCCTTCATCTAGCGTGAACTAAATACGTACAGAATATACCATTTCGTTCAGAGTTCCGCAAGTCTTCCCCGCAGCCGTATCCGATCAACGGAGGTTCCGGTGGCCGAGGATTTCCGCCTCAAGAAGCGGGAACCCTCGGCAAGTGGCCTTTGATACTTTGGGTTCTTGGGCGGACAGGGGTCGTGCCCGAAGCTGTCCCTGTCTCGGACACACCCGACCCAGCCATGAATCACTGGTTCCGAACGCTCGTTCATTTTTGCCATTGGACGCCCAGCGTTAGTGGCCGCATTCCGCGTGTTGTGGACGGACGATAGGCGCCCGGTGCCTTCTTTACGCGTGGCTGTCAAGCCCCCGGTTTTTGGTCCAGGTCTTATGAAAGTTTCGGGTTCACGATTAGCCTCCACAAGTCCCGCCTTCCACAGTTGTGGCCTCCTCCCGGACAACCGTGCCCGGGAGGCAGACCGGATTCACGGGGTTTGTTCGTTTTTCGACGGGAGGGCGGGGTTCAGAACGGAGAGGAGCGCCGCGAGAACCTCCGTCGGACCGAGTTCTTTCAGGAGTTCCAGAAGGTCTTCGCGGCGGGCGTCGCGGTCCGTTCCATTTTGGAAAGGGGCAACATTTGGGGCAACGAAGATTTCGCTGCCTTGTAAACAGTTGGGGTTGTTGCCTTTATGACTCTCCGCCTCCTGTCTTACACGCAGAGGGTCGCAGGTTCGAGCCCTGCACCGCCCACCATTCCCTTCCACAGACCCATCGCGTCCACCGTTGACAGGCAACGGCGTCCCTGCCCTCAGACCCGCTCACCCGGTCGCGGCCAAGGCTGCGGGCGTTTCCATGCGCCTGCCCGGAGGCGCGCCGGAACTTCAACGGTCCCCTGCCAGGACCATGCCTGGCCGCTTTGCGTCGCGCCCACCACCAAGGCCGCATGCGTATTCAGCTCGGCGATCCGCGCACGCAGCCGGCCCCCCCGGCCTCAACGGTTGCGGAGGCCCCCCGGCAGCTTATGTTCGCCGCCTTGCAAGGATTGGCGAACTCGATGGTCATGCCATGCAACGGGGGATCTCATGCAGGCGCGGCGTGTTGTGGGCCAGGGCGGTGCGGTTGGCCAGATGGATGATGGTCCGCCCGGGGGGCTTCCGCCGACAGTCCCCGCATGCCCGCCGCCGACAGCCCCAGGATCCCCAGCGCCCCCATGCGCAAGACGTCTCTGCGTGTCATGTCCGCGTGAGCATCCTCTCGCGGTGCCGCCGGTTCCGTCAGGGCCTCACGCGCCGCCGTAGTGGAACGCCTCGTCCACCATGGCGAAGTAGTTTTGCAGGGGGACGTAGTTGCATATGGTGTTGCCGGAGCCCAGGGCGAAGCGCCCGCCGGGCACGCATGCGTCCATCACGCGGCGGACATGGGCGCGCAGCTCGGGCTCGGGCAGCCGCGCGAGCTTGTCCACGTCCACGCCGCCGAGGATGGCGATGCGGCCGCCGTGGCGCCGCTTGAAGTCGAAGACGGAGTTGCCCTCGTCCTCGTAGGAGTGGCGGGCGTCAATGCCGACGTCGTCAATGAGGTCCGGCATGATGCTCTCGAGATTGCCGCAGGAGTGGAGCAGGTAGACGAGCCCGTTGCGGTGGGCGAGGTCCGCCAGCCGTTTGTGCCACGGCAGCACGAGCGCGCGGAGCTGGTCCGGGGCGAGCAGGGGGCCCGTCTTGAAGCCCATGTCGTCGCCCTGGAAGAACCCGCGCAGGTTGGGCAGGCCGACCAGGCGCTCGTAGACGCCGCAGATGATTTCGCCGACGCGGGAGAAGACCGCCTCCACGAGGCCGGGCTGCTCACAGACCAGCATGCACAGGTTCTGGTAGCCCAGCAGCGTGTCGAGGGGCACCTCCAGAAAGCCGCTCGTGGGGCAGACGAACAGGCCCATGCCCTCGGGCAGGCGCGACGCCGCGTACTCGTAGTGCCACAGGTCCGCCGTGGCCGGGTCCGGCCAGGGGTAGGCCTCGAAGTCCTCCCACGACGCGATGGGGCCCCGGTCCTCGTTCGCCCATTTCCGGCTGCCCCGCGAGAGGTTTGCCGTGTCCGCCGCGTCGAGGTAGTCGCCGGGGAAGTCCGCGCCGCCGATGACGCGCAGGTAGTCGTAGCCCATGCGGTGGTAGACCGCCGTGCGGTTGTCGAGATAGGCGGCCACGGACGCCCGGTCGGGCCCCGGCTCCACCCACTCGCGGCCCAGGAACGACCGCGCGATCTCGCGCTCCACCTCGTGGTCCAGGAACAGTTCGGCCAGCGGGGGGCGCGCGGGCGCCTCCTCCCCGCGGATCACCCGCACAAACCGGTCAATGTCGGGCGCGGGCTTCTCAAGCGGCAGTTTCATGGACGGTCTCCCGCCGCCGGGTGGTTCGCATGGCGGCGGGATAGTTGTACCGTTTTCCCCCGGCCCGGGTCAATGCGCGCGCCGGACCGTCGTGTTCGCCCGGGGCGCGGCAAGCGGCGCCCCTACGGCCGGGATTGGTCGGCTTCCCGCAGACCTGAAGAGGGCGCGGCAAGCGGCGCCCCTACGGCCGGGATTGGTCGGCTCTCCCGCAGACCTGAAGAGGGCGCGGCAAGCGGCGCCCCTACGGCCGGGATTGGTCGGCTTCCCGCAGACCTGAAGAGGGCGCGGCAAGCGGCGCCCCTACGGCCGGGATTGGTCGGCTCCCCCGCAGACCTGAAGGGGGCGCGGCAAGCGGCGCCCCTACGGCCGGGATTGGTCGGCTCTCCCGCAGACCTGAAGAGGGCGCGGCAAGCGGCGCCCCTACATGCGCGGATCCGGGGCGCATGATCGTAGGGGCGCCGCTTGCTGCGCCCTCTTGCCCCCTCCGCATCGGCCGTCGCCCACCAGCTTTACCCCGGGCTGGCGGGGGCGGGGGGGCGGTGCGTATAGTGGTCGGCGGGGGTG contains the following coding sequences:
- a CDS encoding DUF2188 domain-containing protein — encoded protein: MRPGPKTGGLTATRKEGTGRLSSVHNTRNAATNAGRPMAKMNERSEPVIHGWVGCVRDRDSFGHDPCPPKNPKYQRPLAEGSRFLRRKSSATGTSVDRIRLRGRLAEL